From the Salinimicrobium tongyeongense genome, one window contains:
- a CDS encoding cyclase family protein, with protein sequence MQALVTYKQTNYKIDFSKPLDISLSLRGDDKNPVAWYLNAPKIEPVQDGNWIGKVGRGGSVNFNNIYFNPHGHTTHTECVGHITPEYHGLNESLKTFFFSAKLISVEPVRSGGDEVLTKDQLKCHFREGEAQAIIIRTLPNSIAKRSKHYSHTNWPYLEEEAAVYLRECGVEHLLIDLPSIDREEDGGKLLAHKAFWNYPKHTRFGATITELVYVPSRIEDGFYFLNLQPASFENDAAPSKPVLYKPEKI encoded by the coding sequence ATGCAAGCCTTAGTTACATACAAGCAAACCAACTACAAAATTGACTTCTCCAAACCCCTGGATATTTCCCTGAGCCTTCGTGGAGATGATAAAAATCCGGTGGCATGGTATTTAAATGCCCCCAAAATCGAGCCCGTGCAGGATGGAAACTGGATAGGTAAAGTGGGCAGGGGCGGTTCGGTGAATTTCAATAATATTTATTTCAACCCGCATGGGCACACCACCCATACCGAATGTGTGGGGCATATCACGCCCGAATATCACGGGCTTAACGAGAGCCTGAAGACATTTTTCTTTTCAGCAAAATTAATTTCTGTTGAGCCTGTAAGATCGGGTGGAGATGAGGTGCTCACAAAAGACCAGCTAAAATGCCATTTTAGAGAGGGAGAGGCGCAGGCAATCATCATTCGCACGCTGCCCAACAGCATCGCGAAACGGAGCAAACACTATTCCCATACCAATTGGCCTTACCTGGAAGAAGAAGCCGCAGTTTACCTCAGGGAATGTGGGGTAGAACATCTTTTGATCGACCTGCCATCAATCGACAGGGAAGAGGATGGCGGGAAGTTACTCGCTCACAAGGCATTTTGGAACTACCCAAAGCACACGCGCTTTGGGGCCACAATTACCGAGCTGGTTTACGTGCCTTCACGAATTGAAGACGGTTTCTATTTTCTTAACCTGCAGCCGGCATCATTTGAGAACGACGCTGCCCCCTCAAAACCTGTGCTGTATAAACCTGAAAAAATATGA
- a CDS encoding DUF4260 domain-containing protein, with protein MKFSLQLEELAMLLLGLFGFTLLDYSWWWFLTLFLAPDLSMIGYAFGNITGAFMYNLFHHRATAIFSYFAGFFLEVPGLQLAGLIIFSHAAFDRLLGYGLKYEQGFKYTHLGTIGKTNTTKFK; from the coding sequence ATGAAGTTCAGCCTGCAACTGGAGGAACTGGCCATGCTGTTGCTGGGCCTCTTCGGCTTTACCTTGCTTGATTATTCCTGGTGGTGGTTTTTAACCCTCTTTCTGGCACCCGATCTTAGTATGATTGGTTATGCCTTCGGGAACATAACCGGGGCTTTCATGTACAACCTGTTTCACCATAGGGCAACAGCAATTTTCAGCTATTTTGCCGGCTTCTTTCTTGAGGTTCCGGGTTTGCAACTGGCGGGGCTCATAATTTTTTCACACGCCGCTTTTGATCGGCTCCTGGGCTACGGTTTAAAATATGAGCAGGGTTTTAAGTATACCCACCTGGGCACGATTGGCAAAACCAACACGACAAAATTTAAATAA
- a CDS encoding MmcQ/YjbR family DNA-binding protein, translated as MDVDSLRTYCLAKPGVTEALPFGPDALVFKVMGKMFALVNLEGEPLSLSLKCDPERAIALREQFPQIEGAYHMNKKHWNSLQVKMLPPGLVTALIDHSYTLVTQNLPKKLQQELQNPQN; from the coding sequence ATGGACGTTGATAGCCTTAGAACGTATTGCCTTGCAAAACCCGGCGTGACCGAAGCACTGCCTTTTGGTCCCGATGCACTTGTATTTAAGGTGATGGGCAAAATGTTCGCGCTGGTGAACCTTGAAGGCGAACCCCTCAGTCTTAGTCTAAAATGTGATCCTGAAAGAGCCATTGCGCTTAGGGAGCAATTCCCCCAAATTGAGGGTGCTTACCACATGAATAAAAAACACTGGAACAGCCTTCAGGTGAAAATGCTTCCGCCGGGGCTGGTCACAGCATTAATAGACCATTCCTACACTTTGGTCACGCAAAACCTTCCGAAGAAACTTCAGCAGGAACTACAAAACCCACAAAATTAA
- a CDS encoding MutS-related protein: MQEPAAFYHAQIEKYRSQLNAAARKLGFSSLLRLLVFLAIVFAVYAFWGNTTAVVATVLAGIIIFVLLVTRHSDLRYERDKFRELIKINETELQVLKRDFQHLPTGSEFSDPQHPYSQDVDLFGKASFFQYLNRTSLAEGKEKLARLLLSNNIDNIHLKQEAVKESAEKADWRQNFSALATLVKTETRTATITGWLNGYKHFVPGFMKWLPWVFSGISGVVIAAFFLDLIGGIELALWFFAGLLITGFFLKRINLLSSSVSKVQDTFHQYYQLLGLIENTTFSSQLLKVQREQIISEKNKASAILKQFSKAIDSLDQRNNMIFGVFGNGFLLWDLRYSYKLEQWIKDHGQVVPKWFEVIEFLDAYNSLGNFAFNHPNYVFPELHHDSHIAKATSLAHPLLDPEKRVANDFAIEKEQFFIITGANMAGKSTFLRTVSLQILMGNVGLPVCATSCHYTPIKLITSMRTTDSLTDDESYFFSELKRLKFVVDEIKTDKYFIILDEILKGTNSTDKAIGSRKFIEKLVGSQSTGIIATHDLSLCEVSEELPQVKNYYFDAEIINDELNFDYLFKKGICQNMNASFLLKKMEIVD; encoded by the coding sequence ATGCAGGAACCCGCAGCTTTTTATCACGCACAAATTGAGAAATACCGCAGCCAGCTTAATGCCGCCGCCCGTAAACTGGGCTTTTCCAGCCTGCTGCGGCTACTGGTTTTTCTCGCCATCGTCTTTGCCGTTTATGCTTTTTGGGGCAACACCACCGCTGTTGTCGCTACTGTTCTTGCAGGAATAATCATTTTTGTGTTGCTGGTTACCCGGCATTCAGATTTGCGGTACGAGCGGGATAAATTCCGGGAACTTATTAAGATCAATGAGACCGAATTACAGGTTTTAAAACGGGATTTTCAGCATTTGCCCACCGGCTCCGAATTTTCAGATCCGCAGCACCCTTACAGCCAGGATGTTGATCTCTTCGGAAAAGCCTCCTTTTTCCAGTACCTCAATCGCACTTCCCTTGCTGAAGGAAAGGAAAAACTTGCACGGCTGCTGCTTTCAAATAATATTGACAACATTCACCTGAAGCAGGAAGCAGTAAAGGAAAGTGCCGAAAAAGCCGACTGGAGGCAAAATTTTTCGGCACTTGCAACCCTGGTAAAGACCGAAACCCGTACCGCCACCATCACCGGCTGGCTCAATGGTTACAAACATTTTGTTCCCGGCTTTATGAAATGGCTGCCATGGGTTTTTTCGGGCATTTCGGGGGTTGTGATTGCTGCATTTTTTCTTGACCTCATTGGCGGGATTGAACTTGCGCTCTGGTTCTTTGCAGGATTGCTCATCACCGGGTTCTTCCTAAAACGCATTAACCTGCTTTCCTCCAGCGTGAGTAAGGTGCAGGACACTTTTCACCAGTATTACCAGTTGCTCGGGCTTATTGAAAACACTACTTTTTCTTCACAGTTGCTAAAGGTGCAAAGGGAGCAGATAATTTCTGAAAAAAACAAGGCTTCGGCCATTCTAAAGCAGTTTTCAAAGGCTATAGATTCGCTCGATCAACGCAACAATATGATCTTTGGCGTGTTTGGAAATGGGTTTTTGTTGTGGGACCTTCGTTACTCCTACAAACTGGAGCAATGGATCAAAGACCACGGGCAGGTAGTTCCAAAATGGTTTGAAGTCATTGAATTTCTTGACGCTTACAATTCCCTCGGAAATTTTGCCTTCAACCATCCAAATTACGTTTTTCCCGAATTACACCACGATTCCCACATTGCTAAGGCCACCAGCCTGGCGCATCCGCTTCTGGACCCCGAAAAACGAGTGGCCAATGATTTTGCCATTGAGAAAGAGCAGTTCTTTATCATCACCGGGGCTAATATGGCCGGGAAAAGCACCTTTTTGAGAACTGTGAGCCTGCAAATACTCATGGGGAATGTTGGGCTTCCGGTTTGCGCCACCTCCTGCCATTACACCCCCATAAAATTGATTACCAGTATGCGGACTACCGATTCGCTCACAGATGACGAATCCTATTTCTTTTCAGAATTAAAGCGCCTCAAGTTTGTGGTAGATGAAATTAAAACCGATAAATATTTTATCATTTTAGACGAGATCCTGAAAGGAACCAACAGCACCGACAAAGCCATTGGATCGAGAAAATTCATTGAAAAGCTGGTTGGCTCACAGTCCACCGGAATCATTGCCACACACGATCTCAGCCTCTGCGAAGTTTCTGAAGAACTCCCGCAGGTGAAAAATTACTATTTTGATGCCGAGATCATCAATGACGAGCTCAATTTTGACTATCTCTTCAAAAAAGGAATCTGCCAGAATATGAATGCCTCTTTCCTGCTGAAGAAAATGGAAATTGTCGATTGA
- a CDS encoding metal-dependent hydrolase: MDSLTQIVLGAAVGEAVLGRKAGNKAMLYGAIAGTIPDLDAIAGNFTDTITAIEIHRGFSHSIVFSVLAAPVFGYLISKIERKSGVGWKNWSWLMFWGLLTHPILDAFTTWGTRLFWPLEARLAFKSIFVIDPLYTLPFLLFLILAMRRKKEDPKRAKFNRLGLMVSSTYLMLTLGLKFVAHQQFVDCLEQQGHFYSRIDTRPTPLNTILWAANAEAENDFLIGYYSFFDDQIIRFEAVPKNHYYLGGLKNDKNVQRLIDISKGWYTISEKDGDLYFNDLRFGKLNPQNEESDFAFSYKLISEGGSIRAEEVSKRPEDAREILSDLWERIKGN, from the coding sequence GTGGATTCATTAACTCAAATCGTTCTTGGTGCCGCGGTGGGCGAGGCCGTTCTTGGCAGGAAAGCGGGCAATAAAGCCATGCTTTACGGCGCCATTGCCGGTACCATCCCCGACCTCGATGCCATTGCGGGAAATTTCACCGATACCATTACCGCCATTGAAATCCATCGCGGATTTTCCCATTCCATAGTGTTTTCGGTTCTGGCAGCGCCAGTATTTGGATATCTCATCTCAAAAATCGAACGAAAGTCGGGCGTGGGCTGGAAAAACTGGTCGTGGCTCATGTTCTGGGGCTTGTTGACCCACCCCATTCTCGATGCTTTCACCACCTGGGGCACCCGGCTGTTCTGGCCGCTGGAGGCGCGGCTGGCTTTTAAAAGCATCTTTGTCATAGACCCTTTGTACACCCTGCCTTTTCTGCTTTTTCTCATCCTAGCCATGCGCAGGAAAAAAGAGGATCCAAAAAGGGCAAAATTCAACCGCCTTGGCCTTATGGTGAGCAGCACTTACCTCATGCTTACTTTGGGTTTAAAGTTTGTGGCGCACCAGCAATTTGTAGATTGCCTTGAGCAGCAGGGCCATTTCTACAGCCGAATTGACACCCGCCCCACTCCATTGAACACCATTTTATGGGCGGCGAATGCCGAGGCAGAAAATGATTTTCTCATTGGCTACTACTCCTTTTTTGACGACCAGATAATAAGGTTTGAAGCCGTTCCCAAGAACCACTACTACCTTGGAGGTCTCAAAAATGACAAAAACGTGCAGCGTTTAATCGATATTTCCAAAGGCTGGTACACGATTTCAGAAAAAGATGGCGATTTGTATTTCAATGACCTTCGCTTCGGAAAATTGAATCCGCAGAATGAAGAATCAGATTTTGCTTTTAGCTATAAGCTCATTTCTGAAGGCGGTAGCATAAGGGCAGAAGAGGTTTCCAAACGTCCTGAAGATGCCCGGGAGATTTTGAGTGACCTCTGGGAGCGTATCAAAGGCAATTAA
- a CDS encoding DUF885 domain-containing protein, which yields MKYLFWPLSFICFFSFSAAISQNSSEALKRVIEKVQQHEAYDRKEFPLGLYTEEYYKNEAGFAREQLKELKKVDKATLSETEKISAELLRYDLQETVDFYEYEAYLNPLLSDAGFHVSLPYHVRDLSDYGQVKTYLQKLNALPAYVDQHLVLLRKGIQKGLLQPAVIFEGYEATYNDQIVDDPKESYYYSPFLKLPQTLSEQQKDSVLAAARKVVATKVIPQFRRIKAFFETEYLPAARKKIGVSEIPGGREYYQNRLNYYTTLNLSAEEIHQKGLEEVARINAEMKKIIAEVGFEGSFEDFIQFLRTHEQFYAQTGEELLKEARDIAKRIDAELPKFFRTLPRKPYGVAPVPDAIAPKYTTGRYVGASHETQPGYYWVNTYNLPNRPLYVLPALTAHEAVPGHHLQISLNGELGDSIPKFRKHFYLSAFGEGWGLYAETLAEEMGIYRTPYEQFGKLTYEQWRAGRLVVDTGIHAMGWTREQAVEFLRANTALSLHNINTEVDRYISWPGQAVSYKIGEMKIRELRKKAEAALGPDFDIRKFHEIILEQGTVTLPIMEERVEAYIERSLK from the coding sequence ATGAAATACCTTTTTTGGCCCCTCAGCTTTATCTGTTTCTTCAGTTTTTCCGCGGCAATAAGTCAGAATTCTTCCGAAGCACTTAAGCGGGTGATAGAAAAGGTGCAGCAGCACGAGGCTTATGACCGGAAGGAATTTCCGTTAGGACTTTACACTGAAGAATACTATAAAAATGAAGCCGGTTTTGCCCGGGAACAGCTAAAAGAGCTGAAAAAAGTTGATAAAGCGACCCTTTCGGAAACAGAAAAGATTTCAGCCGAACTGTTGCGCTACGATTTGCAGGAAACGGTAGATTTTTACGAGTATGAGGCTTATTTGAACCCGTTGCTTTCAGATGCCGGTTTTCATGTGAGTCTGCCTTACCATGTGCGCGATCTCAGCGATTACGGGCAGGTGAAAACCTATCTCCAAAAGTTAAACGCCCTCCCGGCTTATGTAGATCAACACCTGGTTTTGCTTCGGAAAGGGATACAAAAAGGGCTTTTACAGCCCGCTGTTATTTTTGAGGGCTACGAAGCTACTTACAATGACCAGATTGTGGATGACCCGAAAGAAAGTTACTATTATTCGCCATTTTTGAAGCTTCCACAGACTTTGAGTGAGCAGCAGAAAGATTCGGTTCTGGCGGCGGCCAGGAAAGTTGTGGCCACAAAGGTGATCCCGCAGTTCAGGCGCATAAAAGCCTTTTTTGAGACCGAATATCTTCCGGCGGCGAGAAAAAAGATCGGAGTTTCAGAAATTCCGGGAGGCCGCGAATATTACCAAAACCGCCTCAATTACTATACAACGCTGAACCTTTCCGCAGAAGAGATCCACCAGAAAGGCCTTGAGGAGGTGGCGCGCATCAATGCCGAAATGAAAAAGATCATTGCTGAAGTGGGTTTTGAAGGCAGTTTTGAAGATTTTATACAATTTTTGCGCACCCATGAGCAGTTTTATGCCCAGACAGGCGAGGAGCTGCTGAAGGAGGCACGTGATATTGCCAAGCGCATCGATGCCGAACTTCCAAAATTTTTCAGGACCCTGCCGCGAAAACCTTATGGCGTGGCGCCTGTACCCGATGCCATTGCGCCAAAATACACCACCGGCAGGTATGTTGGTGCTTCTCATGAAACCCAGCCGGGATATTACTGGGTGAACACGTATAACTTGCCGAACCGGCCTCTTTACGTGCTGCCGGCACTTACCGCGCATGAGGCCGTGCCGGGGCACCACCTGCAAATTTCTTTGAATGGCGAGTTGGGTGACAGCATCCCGAAGTTTAGAAAGCACTTTTATTTATCGGCTTTTGGAGAGGGCTGGGGGCTTTATGCCGAAACTTTAGCCGAAGAAATGGGCATTTACAGAACCCCCTATGAACAGTTCGGGAAACTGACTTATGAACAGTGGCGCGCCGGCCGACTCGTAGTTGATACCGGAATTCACGCCATGGGCTGGACCCGCGAACAGGCTGTGGAGTTTTTGCGCGCCAATACCGCACTTTCGCTGCACAATATTAATACTGAAGTTGACCGGTACATCTCATGGCCGGGGCAGGCTGTTTCTTATAAGATTGGGGAAATGAAGATCCGCGAACTCCGAAAAAAAGCCGAAGCCGCTCTGGGGCCCGATTTTGACATCAGGAAATTCCATGAGATCATTCTCGAACAGGGCACGGTAACCCTGCCCATCATGGAGGAAAGGGTGGAGGCGTATATTGAGAGGAGTTTGAAGTAA
- a CDS encoding EamA family transporter, with product MNNSILKGSLFVALGAISYGMLTTFVKMAYAEGYTSHEITFSQMALGLAGLVLINIFIRKEKAAAPIQKKSKSIIKLVAAGTSLGLTSTFYYLAAKYIPVSIGIVLLMQSVWMGVVLEALLEKKAPGAKKVFAVIAILAGTVLATNLLADSFQLDWRGMGWGLLAAMSYTVTIYTSNTVALQLHPLRRSLWMMLGGTLIVGIISFPFLIEQFNLQIIQKWGLILALFGTILPPILYTRGMPKTGVGLGAIVSSIELPAAVLMAYFLLSERVDMYQWAGIILILIAVIQMNLPNFRRGKA from the coding sequence ATGAACAACTCTATACTTAAAGGCAGCCTTTTCGTTGCACTTGGGGCGATTAGCTATGGAATGCTCACTACCTTTGTAAAAATGGCCTATGCCGAAGGCTACACCTCTCATGAGATCACGTTCTCCCAAATGGCCCTTGGCCTTGCGGGCTTAGTGCTTATCAACATTTTTATAAGGAAGGAAAAAGCAGCTGCCCCCATTCAGAAGAAATCAAAAAGCATTATAAAACTTGTGGCTGCAGGAACTTCCCTGGGCCTTACCAGTACTTTCTACTACCTGGCAGCAAAATATATCCCGGTCTCCATTGGGATTGTGCTGTTAATGCAAAGCGTATGGATGGGCGTGGTGCTTGAGGCTTTACTCGAAAAGAAAGCCCCGGGCGCTAAAAAGGTGTTTGCGGTAATTGCCATCCTGGCGGGCACCGTGCTGGCGACAAATCTTTTGGCCGACTCTTTCCAGCTGGACTGGAGAGGGATGGGATGGGGGCTGCTTGCCGCCATGTCTTACACCGTGACTATTTACACTTCCAATACCGTGGCACTACAGCTGCATCCTTTAAGAAGAAGTTTGTGGATGATGCTGGGCGGTACACTTATTGTCGGGATCATTTCATTCCCGTTTTTAATTGAGCAGTTTAACCTGCAAATAATCCAGAAATGGGGGCTTATTCTTGCCCTTTTTGGAACCATACTTCCTCCCATCCTTTACACCCGGGGAATGCCAAAAACAGGAGTGGGGCTTGGAGCTATCGTTTCCTCAATCGAACTTCCGGCAGCAGTACTTATGGCTTATTTCCTCCTTAGCGAGAGGGTAGATATGTATCAATGGGCGGGAATTATACTGATCTTAATCGCGGTAATCCAGATGAACCTGCCAAACTTCAGGCGTGGGAAAGCCTGA
- a CDS encoding PhnA domain-containing protein — protein sequence MSLEQDLFQRSSSQCELCTSTNDLQVYEIPDSPEGNEHHILICATCKDQIEDPGKTDPNHWRCLNDSMWSAVPAVQVMAWRMLNRLKAEGWPQDLLDMMYMEEEQLAWAKSGQATGEIQGTVVHKDSNGAKIEAGDTVVLIKDLPVRGSSLVAKRGTAVRRVSLVHDNPEQIEGKVEGQQIVILTKFVKKT from the coding sequence ATGAGCTTAGAGCAAGACCTTTTTCAAAGAAGTTCCTCCCAGTGTGAGCTTTGTACTTCTACCAATGATCTACAGGTGTATGAAATCCCAGATTCTCCTGAAGGCAATGAACATCATATTCTTATTTGTGCTACCTGCAAAGACCAGATAGAAGACCCCGGGAAAACCGACCCTAACCACTGGAGGTGTTTGAACGACAGTATGTGGAGTGCGGTCCCTGCTGTTCAGGTCATGGCCTGGCGCATGTTGAACCGCCTCAAAGCTGAAGGCTGGCCGCAAGACCTGCTTGATATGATGTACATGGAAGAAGAGCAGCTGGCCTGGGCAAAATCGGGGCAGGCAACGGGTGAAATTCAGGGTACTGTGGTGCACAAAGATTCCAACGGGGCCAAGATCGAAGCGGGAGATACCGTGGTTTTAATTAAAGATCTGCCGGTAAGGGGCTCGAGCCTGGTAGCCAAAAGGGGAACGGCCGTAAGAAGGGTTTCGCTGGTACACGACAATCCGGAGCAGATAGAAGGGAAGGTAGAAGGGCAGCAGATCGTGATCCTTACAAAGTTCGTTAAGAAGACATAA
- a CDS encoding dipeptidase yields MQDIKKYVDENKQRFIDELVELLKIPSISADSKYKKELLKTAEAVKQSLLDAGCDVAEIHETPGHPVVYGEKIIDKNLPTVLVYGHYDVQPPDPVDLWESPPFEPVIKETEIHPEGAIFARGACDDKGQMYMHVKAVEYMTKNNQLPCNVKFMIEGEEEVGSEHLGWFIEKNKEKLQNDVILISDTGMIAKDTPSITTGLRGLSYMEVEVTGPNRDLHSGLYGGAVANPINVLSKMIANLQDENNRITVPGFYDDVKEYSEAERKKMAEAPFDLEAYKKKLDIDDVHGEEGYTTLERASIRPTLDVNGIWGGYTGEGAKTVLPSKAYAKISMRLVSDQDWKKISELFTKYFESLAPKSVKVKVTTHHGGQAYVTPIDTLEYQAANDAYAEVFGKDPIPQHSGGSIPIVALFEKELKSKTILMGFGLDTDAIHSPNEHFGIWNYLKGIETIPYFYKHFAKLKQAEK; encoded by the coding sequence ATGCAAGACATCAAGAAATATGTGGATGAGAATAAACAGCGGTTCATTGACGAACTCGTGGAGCTGTTGAAGATCCCGTCCATTAGTGCCGATTCCAAATACAAAAAAGAACTGCTAAAAACCGCCGAAGCGGTTAAACAAAGCCTCTTAGACGCCGGGTGTGATGTGGCCGAGATCCACGAGACTCCGGGGCACCCGGTTGTGTATGGCGAAAAGATCATCGATAAGAACCTGCCCACCGTACTCGTCTACGGCCATTATGATGTGCAACCCCCAGATCCGGTTGACCTTTGGGAGAGTCCGCCATTTGAGCCGGTGATCAAAGAAACCGAAATTCACCCCGAAGGTGCCATTTTTGCCAGGGGTGCCTGCGACGACAAGGGGCAGATGTACATGCACGTAAAGGCCGTGGAATACATGACGAAGAACAATCAGCTTCCGTGTAATGTAAAATTCATGATTGAAGGAGAAGAGGAAGTTGGAAGTGAACACCTGGGCTGGTTTATTGAGAAAAATAAGGAAAAACTGCAGAATGATGTGATCCTCATCAGCGATACCGGGATGATCGCCAAAGACACCCCTTCCATCACTACCGGTCTTCGCGGACTGAGCTATATGGAAGTGGAAGTTACCGGACCAAACCGCGACCTGCACAGCGGACTCTATGGCGGAGCAGTTGCCAACCCCATAAATGTGCTTTCAAAGATGATCGCTAATTTACAGGATGAGAACAACCGCATCACCGTACCCGGCTTCTATGACGATGTTAAGGAATACAGCGAAGCTGAAAGAAAAAAAATGGCCGAAGCTCCTTTTGACCTCGAAGCTTACAAAAAGAAACTCGATATTGATGATGTGCATGGGGAAGAAGGCTACACCACGCTCGAACGCGCTTCAATTCGCCCCACCTTAGACGTAAACGGGATTTGGGGAGGCTACACCGGCGAAGGCGCCAAGACCGTGCTTCCTTCCAAGGCTTACGCTAAAATTTCGATGCGCCTTGTAAGTGACCAGGACTGGAAGAAGATAAGTGAGCTGTTCACCAAATACTTTGAAAGCCTTGCCCCCAAAAGTGTAAAAGTAAAGGTGACCACTCATCACGGCGGTCAGGCCTACGTCACGCCTATAGATACACTGGAATATCAGGCTGCAAACGATGCTTATGCCGAAGTCTTTGGGAAAGACCCTATCCCGCAGCACAGCGGGGGAAGCATTCCCATAGTTGCCCTTTTTGAGAAGGAACTGAAGAGTAAGACCATCCTGATGGGCTTTGGCCTGGATACCGATGCCATCCACTCCCCCAATGAGCACTTCGGGATCTGGAATTACCTGAAGGGAATTGAAACCATTCCGTATTTCTACAAGCACTTCGCCAAGCTGAAGCAGGCAGAGAAGTAG
- a CDS encoding sodium:calcium exchanger, translated as MSTWLWALVLLAAVWLAHWGAEHLATPLKKLRKQWGFSVAAGGALIGLAAASPEIGINITSAMTGVGDIGLGTMFGSNVIAIPLMVITAYIATRHLKKDKEGKNHQKHKKEHLLKVDPTAVTVQALPYLVIVAVVAILTVPAAWRGLQPIDGWIMLGMYVAFLTQALLRGKKESEKVEWKKKEIWLAVAGVVALAIGAFFTVRATENLVAAFGISKVVGGLFITAPLAALPEIFATWSVAKSGQISSAVTSVIGDHAVTLTVAFFPLALVGLQVKNFPLFVTVLCFVGLVAILYAAFIHWGSSGDEHGFKLWQVFTLGAVLIVYVGVILFGVLQIFSGKTGAGANHFKIFNQDGNDYLEDQEFFMAVDKIGYFKDWNQDRDQYINENEWKAGISEYLGGYEVRQVEEFGEWDLNGDSKISVEEFREGLFELTDRDQNRQISETEFVDLYLEGSGSQRKK; from the coding sequence ATGAGTACCTGGTTATGGGCATTAGTATTGCTTGCCGCCGTATGGCTGGCACATTGGGGCGCAGAACATTTAGCAACACCTTTGAAAAAGCTAAGAAAACAGTGGGGCTTTTCGGTAGCTGCCGGTGGTGCCCTTATTGGTTTAGCAGCAGCAAGTCCTGAAATCGGCATAAATATTACAAGTGCGATGACCGGGGTTGGTGATATCGGTCTGGGTACCATGTTCGGCTCCAATGTGATCGCCATTCCGCTAATGGTAATTACGGCCTACATTGCGACCAGACACCTGAAAAAAGATAAGGAAGGTAAAAATCACCAGAAGCATAAAAAGGAGCACCTCCTGAAAGTGGATCCTACTGCTGTAACAGTGCAGGCCCTACCCTATCTTGTTATCGTTGCAGTAGTTGCGATTCTCACTGTTCCTGCTGCATGGAGAGGACTACAGCCTATAGATGGCTGGATCATGTTAGGAATGTATGTTGCTTTTCTCACTCAGGCTCTCCTTAGAGGTAAAAAAGAAAGTGAAAAAGTAGAATGGAAAAAGAAAGAAATATGGCTTGCGGTTGCAGGAGTGGTAGCTTTAGCTATAGGCGCTTTTTTTACAGTACGTGCCACAGAAAATCTAGTTGCTGCCTTTGGAATTTCTAAAGTAGTGGGTGGCCTGTTTATAACAGCTCCTCTGGCAGCCCTGCCGGAAATATTTGCTACCTGGAGCGTTGCCAAAAGCGGACAAATAAGTTCTGCCGTGACAAGCGTTATAGGAGATCATGCTGTAACTCTTACAGTAGCATTTTTCCCGCTGGCGTTAGTCGGTTTGCAGGTAAAGAATTTTCCCCTCTTCGTAACCGTCCTCTGCTTTGTTGGCTTAGTTGCCATTCTTTATGCAGCTTTTATTCATTGGGGAAGTAGTGGAGACGAACATGGTTTTAAGCTTTGGCAGGTTTTTACCCTTGGTGCCGTGCTTATCGTGTATGTTGGAGTTATCTTATTTGGAGTTCTGCAGATCTTTAGTGGTAAAACCGGTGCAGGAGCCAACCACTTCAAAATCTTCAATCAGGATGGGAATGATTACCTGGAAGATCAAGAATTTTTTATGGCAGTAGACAAAATAGGCTATTTTAAAGACTGGAATCAGGACAGGGATCAATACATCAATGAAAACGAATGGAAAGCCGGCATCAGCGAATACCTGGGTGGTTACGAAGTTCGGCAGGTGGAAGAGTTTGGTGAGTGGGATCTGAATGGGGATAGCAAAATTTCCGTGGAAGAGTTTAGAGAAGGATTATTTGAACTGACCGATAGGGATCAAAACAGGCAGATCAGTGAAACCGAATTCGTGGATCTCTACCTGGAAGGAAGCGGGTCGCAACGCAAAAAATGA